The Labrus mixtus chromosome 16, fLabMix1.1, whole genome shotgun sequence genome window below encodes:
- the mturn gene encoding maturin: MEFKHLVEAAEKWCSGNPFDLIFAEEDDERRLDFYAEPGVSFYVLCPGGTDTFHVWSESEDCLPFLQLAQDYISSCGKKTLLEVLEKVFTSFRPLLGLPDIEDDSFEHYHADMEGEPGPDHQQMGVSQQ; the protein is encoded by the exons ATGGAGTTCAAGCATCTGGTGGAGGCGGCGGAGAAGTGGTGTTCCGGTAACCCGTTCGACCTCATCTTCGCCGAGGAGGACGACGAGAGGCGGCTGGACTTTTACGCAGAGCCCGGCGTCTCCTTCTACGTACTGTGTCCCGGCGGCACCGACACTTTC CACGTGTGGAGTGAAAGCGAGGACTGCCTTCCCTTCCTGCAGCTAGCCCAGGACTACATTTCCTCCTGCGGGAAGAAGACTCTGCTGGAGGTGCTGGAGAAGGTCTTCACGTCCTTCAGGCCT CTGCTGGGCCTTCCAGATATAGAGGACGACAGTTTCGAGCATTACCACGCTGACATGGAGGGAGAACCAGGGCCCGACCACCAGCAGATGGGGGTCAGCCAGCAGTGA